The region TTGCTCCTTTTTTTGTCACCACATTCTTTGACTACATTCTGGGTTTATTGTGTCTCAACAGTGCTGCAGATGAGAGACAAGATCCACACGAACTGTTACAAGTTCAAGATTAAAGATGGTTCCTTTATCACCCTCAGAAGCCTCTGGTTTAGTTTTATGAATCCCTGGACCAAAGAGGTGGAGTACATCGTCTCTACAAACACAGTGGTCTCGtacgtcaccccccccccccccccccccccctctactGTCCTAGTTATGCACGTTACTTACTAATGGCACTCCGTTTGTGGCTGACGAACAAATGGGTAGTGTTCATTCAGCACTGTTTTCATAGGGGAAACACTGGTCCTAATGTGGCTGTTTGAATGCTTCTCTAGATGCAGTACACCAGACGATACTGACCCCTATTCTCAGCCAGCTACGTCGCCCACTGCCTCTGTGGACAGCGTGCTGACGTCAGAAGGTGAGCGTGGCGCAAGATGGCGTCTCTGTACACACAACAAAGCCTCTCATTTATGGCCCCAGGATCTTGAGATGACATTTGTCGGCTAATTCTGTCTTTACGCCAGCATACAAGCTAATATACTTAGTAGTCGTCTTTGATTAAATTCACTGTGCCTGTGCGTTTTGAGATGAGGAGTCTGTTGAAGTCTCTGTGCAAGACTTGGTGTGGGAGCTTTTTGGATCAAATGAGAACGCTTTCAGTCCAGGAGCAGGAAAGAGTGATTGACGTGGTTCATTTCTAGGTGGAGGAAGGCGGGCCCTCCAGACAGTGCCAGGCATCCCTGGGGGGACGCGGGCAGGTGCCGGCAAGATCGGACGCATGATCGCTGAGGAGGTGATGGAGATTcagaggtgagacagagagagagctttAATGCTGAAAATGCATGACCGGTTGTTAATAACTGCAGAATCGATAGAATAAAGCCCAGGGCCGTAATGCCTCTCGTGGAGTTGATACTGTTTGCATATTCCCAGCTCTCAGATATGCATTATACCCTTCATCACACAAAGATGTCAAATCGACCTGTTCAGTAAGGCTTTGTCAGCTGTGACATACCAGGAGCTGAAGGTTTATTAGCGGAGTACCACACTTTGTCCTGGTGTAACCGTATtatctgtttttgtctgtcagGACCAGAGGCTCGACGCCTTCCAGCTGTGGCTCCAGCCCCCTGAACATCAGCACCCCGCCTCCAGACTGCTCTCCAGGGGGCAAGAGGGTGTGTCCAAGACCTCTAATAATCAACGTTCGGATTGTTGCGAGATGACGTTGAGATGACACGGACACATTTTTCTAATAGAACTGTCCAGCACACTAAATGGACTACATGGCATCCATAATGTATTAACTGGTTGGATCTTCTGcttaaataattattgtgttaGTTGTTGTCAGACATCTGTCCCGTTGCTGAAATGTGCATTGTCTggacatctttttttttttttttatctggcaGATTCAAAATGGTGGAACACCAGAGCTTTCTTCAGCTGGGATGCTGCCAGGAGGACCTGACTCCATTGGATATCCGTACTCCAACCAGTCTGTTATGAGTAAGCATCAGGTTCCCAGGAATTCCCCAACGGAATAGTTCCCAGGCACTTACATGTGTCCGTGTTGGTGAATATTGTTGTGTATTTTAGTGTTTTGAACTATTGTCTGACTGGTATGTTGTTTTACGTAGGTGACAACTCTCACCTCAGCATTGACATCATGGACGGCGCCGGCTCCAGCAGCCCCAGTAACGACGAGGCAGCCATGGCCGTGATCATGAGTCTCCTGGAGGCTGACGCAGGTCTCGGGGGCCCTGTGGACTTCAGTGACTTACCCTGGCCCTTGTGAGGACACTCCCGGAGGAACGAGGCGAATAGGACCGGACTAGGGCCCCCAGAACTTGTCAACCCACCCCTGCACCACCGATTTTATTAAATCATCCAGAACCACATTAGTTAGCTAATGTTGGCTACTGCGCTTCAGTACCTGCTGGAGACGACCAGTCCAGTGGTGGGACTGGAATGGGATCTTCCTGTGTTGTACTACCAAGGATTTCTATAATAAAAACCTGTTTGTGTTATGATTTTTACACTACAGTACATGTATGGTTTCCTTGTTGGATATTCCCATTGATAATTGTATCATATCTTTTATGTAAGAAATACTTTCTGCATATATATATGGTATGAGTGTATAATTAAaagtatttctttgttgtttcgGATTGTATCTCTTATTTCACGAGACATTGAGGAATCTGAAATACAGTAGGAATTAGGTTTTCATGTGCAAACCTGTCactcatgcaaaaaaaaaaaaagcatactgAACAAAGTCAGTGAATCTGAGGCTGAGTGAATAATTTAGGGGATTGTGTATGCAACCCAAGCAATTCAATGAATCACATCCATTTCACAGATTTCCTCTATTGAGCCTATTGGTGCAACACGGGGTATTTTTATATCATGTTGCTATCTAGTGGCAGAAAGTCTGTCAGGCAGAGATAACTGGAGACTGCATTGCTAATGCGTTGAGGAGAAACGCCTGGAAACAAACTACGCTATTAAAGCCAGTTAGCACTGGTGCAGTTCTGAGGTCATACTTGTTAacatattgttttggttttcaaTCTGGAATGACTAAAGTTGGAAACCTTTAAATTATACAGTTTAAAAATTTGGAAATCAGGATGTATTTAGTATTTGTTTGGgataaaatgaatacatttttggctTGAGCCAGTAAGCCATAATCAGGGCCAGATAAATCAGCGTCTGTTGACACACAATAGATGTTGCTGGCTGCCTCAGTGAACAAGCTATTGCCCACAGAACTGACTGACAAGGTGACAAGGCTAAAGAATAAACAGACAAATGTTTCACGCATTGCCAAATTGGGCTAATCCTCTCAATCACAGTCGTTCCATGagcatatgtatatatatataaaattttATTCTGAGGCCAAAGCATCACGGTGaagctcccccccccctccccgacTGCTCTGGTGCCGGGCTAATTCAGGAACATTCTCATCCTCACCACAACCGGGAGAACAAGATGTGGAGAAAACCAAACCGTTTACAGTTGTCAGTAATGTAACTACACAGCAGCACtacacacccccacccacaaCTAACCTCACGAGAAAGGCCCACACATGTCTTTTTTTTGATACAATCTAGTATTTTccttgaaatgaaaacatcaaatattcttgataaaaaataaatctcctttggtcagtaaaaaaaaaagagaaaagaaacagCACAGAATGTGTGCAAGGAGGCAATCGTTTACTGTTTGCTTTGCTTCTCCTTCCTTGGCTGTCGACGCTATACaacagttcattttattttggctCGCAAAGGCTGCAAGAAGAGGTGCGAAGAAGGCAATGTGGTTCCTGCCGCCCCGACTAGCTCCTCGCTATGGCGCTCCGCGGCAGGAGAGGACGGGGCGTGGAGGGTGCGACGGAGCGTCCCGGCCTCAGACGGCCGGCGAGGGGGCCTCCAGCTCCGGGTCGTAGGGCCGGCCGGCCTGGGGCTGGATGTCCAGCTCATCCACCTGGGGGCCGGGGTGCAGGTTGACCAGCTGGTCCTGGGGGATGTCGGCGGCGGCGGCTGCCAGGTTGGTGATGGACTTGCTCTTCACGCACTGGAAGTCAACATGGCGGCTCTtgccctcctccttctcccagGACATGCGGATGAAGGGCCTCTGGACGTAGTTGTAGATGACCTCTGGCCGACCGCCGGGTCTCTTCTTAACCTTCTCCTTGTAGGTGGGGtaacctgggggggggggggggggtaaaatgAGCCATTGTAGTTTGGGAGTTCGAATGCTTACGTTACTATATTTGCTTAGTTTGTTGTACATTAGGTAGGATCTCACAACTTTCCTGGGGACCCCCACACCTCAAAATCTGGTTGTAGATCTGTACTAGCTCAACTTAACCCAGATGTTGATAATTAGCAgacaagttgattcaggtgtgctatcTCCGGGATCTAATTCACGGAATGGCTGGGGGTCCACTGGAGACTTTTGAGTTGAAATGATGAGTGATTCTGGTAATTGTCAAGTGTTATCTAAAACACTGAAGCAAAACTCCTTGACTGACATTATGTGGAACAAGGAACAAGTTATTTCTTTGATGATTCACCATACCTTCAATTCCCAGTCTGATTTTCTTAAGTCCTCTGTCTTTTAATACCGATTTGGCAACGTCTCGATTCTCTATGTACTTGAAGAATCTGTACAGTTTTGTGCTGTATATaactgtaaagaaaacatattaTTAATGTcatattacaacaacaaaaaagcccAGCCATGTAGCAATACAGATCAGACAGGCGTTGGAAACTATTAATGGTCCAGTGCACTCAAATTCTGCACGTCCCATATTTTGTCTCATGTATTTGCAACCGCTGAtgataaacaaacacatttcttcGACACGTCTAATGAAAAACTAGAACAGGAAGAAACTGCTTGGCCGGGAGAAAGACCACAGAACCGCGGGGGGGGCGTGAGGCGAACTGACTCTGGGAATACTCCTCCCCCATCTGTGGCGGGTACTCCTCATCCCAGTCCACCACGTCGTCGTCCGTCAGGACCACCACGTGGCACTCCCGCTCTCCGTTCTGCGCACTGGCCACCATCAGCGGCAGCACCATCTCCTCCAAGTAGAACTCAAACTGACGCCTCGCCCCATCGTTGGACAGCTCGTGCATGAGTGCACCTGGAAAGACAGGGATGGGAGGGGTCAGTGGGAGCGTCGAAGCGCGTCACGGGGTTCCGTGTCCGCCGCCGCTGCCCGGGACGCAAACACACCGAAGCAGGCGAGCTCTCGCGTGCGCACGTGGGCAAGCGCAGGCTTGGCCCGACAGCATGTGAACGAAACTAGAAACGTATAGACATTCCCAAAATATGTAAATCAATGGCAACAGATGTGACCCACATTGCAGAAACTCGTCATCTGACATGACCCAAATCTGTGAGCAAATATTGACCTGGATTCAGCGTTGTGCCTGACAAACACACCCAGAACAAATAAACACCTCCACAAAAACACAGGCTAAACATCGCATCTAATACAGATCAATTGTACGGCATGTGAAATATCAGAAATAACTATTCTGCCTGAAACCATACGTCTGTGATCATGTCATTTgaatgggaggaggaggagggcatTAAGGCACACAGCTGATATACGTACTGAGGTCTCTACACTTGATGGTGCTGTAGTCGAAGGAGATGCAGAGGTAGTCACATGCTTCTCTCAGCTCGGGAATGGATATCCCATCAGGACAGCGGATTATCCCAGATTTGTAGTAATCCTACAATTTAAAAGTCacacaagaaaaacaaacaggcagcCATTACTGTAGCCGCTCTGTGCGCAGACACAGAGTGGAGCCTCCTGACCACAGCAAATGGCAGCGACGTCACTCACTTTCCCCCTTCCCCTCCCACCCTCACAGATCCATTTACAGCCAGCGAAACATGGAGATTGTTCAAGTATAATGCTGAAAAGAAAAGGGATGGAGGAATCTATTCATAAGACCGCTGTAGAAACGGGTGTTAGCGTGCTCTGTGCCCTGAATGCTAATTCTGCTGCTAACTGCCAGACATGTTTTTTTCCTCTCCATTCTGCTATGGTTGGGTCGGCATTGACGCAAATACCTCTTCCTCACACACACCAGTTGTATAAAGCGAGACTGTTCAATACTGAAAATCCAAGAAAAGGCTTGAAATCAAACATAGGAGTGCTTTAAGCATGTTCCTTAGTCCTGAACATCCACGCTAGCCTCATACAAACAGGGATGAAGACGTGAAACTGCTACCCTGACAGGCTAGAGCATCGTACAGCGTGTGAGTCACATGGAAGGCTGCCCTTGAGCCCAGAAACCCTATGATGTGtgtgcgtacacacacacacacacgcacacacacacacacacccacacacaaacacacagaatgcCATTACCTGGGTGTTCTCCTGCCCTGTGTCTCTGGAGACTAAAGTAACACGAGTGTCGAACAGACAGGAAACTGAAAGCACCAGGATGCTGTACAGCATTAGTAGCTCTGATCCCTGAAAATCTGCTTTACGTAACACAGCAGAGATTATCTGCTCTGCATTTCCACACGTCCGCGAAAGTATACACAGAATTTGAGTGGTTTGAAAAACAAAGGCATATTTGTTATGTTTTACTAGTCAGTAGTTGCAAGGAAATGCACtacaataatacaaatatacccCTTCAATAATATGGAACAATTATGTATTAAACCCTACCTTGACTCTTCTTAACCCTAATCCCACTGCTTGTTTCAGAGAGGTCAGAACATTGTTGCAGGTGCTAAACAAGTGAGAGACTGACTTTTCCATTCCAGTCAGAAATATTGATGTCAGGGCAGCATTTATCAAAGACAACCAATCCCTGGCAACTTTGgccaaaaaaaaagtatgacaTCAAACCTGAAAGGGCGTCTTACCAGGATGGCTCTGAAAACGGTTGAGCTGATTCCATCTGCCACCTCAAACTCTCCTTTGTCATTGGGCCTGGTGAAATTGTACTCCCTTCCGGATCCAAACATTCTACAAGATTAAAACAATGAGTATAAAATGAACAATCCCTGTCGTGTGCTGTAATGTCCCATTGACATGCCTGTCGTGTGCTGTAATGTCCCATTGACATGCCTGTCGTGTGCTGTAATGTCCCATTGACATGCCTGTCGTGTGCTGTAATGTCCCATTGACATGCCTGTCATGTGCAATGATTAAAAGTTCCACAGTACCTTCCCAGCATTGTGTTGGGCTGAGCGGTGAAGATGGCTGGGTCCACCACGAAGCGTGTGTTGTCCACAATCAGGGTCACCCTCTCAGCAGTCCGTAACGTGCGCGCCCCCTCCTTGGCATTCTCGTAGACGTAGGTGAGGTCGGAGGGGCCGTGAGCATAACCGGGGCCCAGACCCTTACTCCTGCTGCTGTTCACCGCGATGCAACTGGATCCCACGGACACCGTGGCCCGGGGGGGGCGAGGACTGGAACAGCTGGTGGAAGAACCTCCCTCCCCCCGCTCACGATCTGGGAGACACAAACGGAGAGCACCTTAGGTTGGCCGACAGCGCCGTCTCATCACACTTTGGTTGGGTGCCAGCGGGATGAGAAGGAGGATGGTGAACTGTGTTAAAGTCATTGAAAGATTGGCAAGAGCCAAAATGTGGCAAGTAAAACACTGTTTAGTTGTCAATCGTCGTTTAGCTCTTAAACAGAGATGTTAAATatcttttaattattaattatcttTTAGGCGCTAAAAATCTTTTAGTTGTTAAACATCTTTTAGTAGCAAAACATTATTAGTTTGTACTCCAGACTGAGCAGGAGTCACAGGACTACCCCGGTTCTGCCTCTACACGACGATGCCCCCTTACTTTCAGAGTGCGCCGATTCAGTCCCAGCCGTACCTGAGGCATAAGAGACAACCTGGTCATGCCAATGCTGAAGTGCAGCACCTGGTGTGTCCGTGTCTCCGAGAGGTGACGGAGCAGGAAATAATCAAAGGAACACGGGGTTCTACTGACCACTGTTGTGCTGCCGGGTGGGCGAGGTGATGTTCCTGATGCAGGGGGTCAGCTGACCCTCACCCCTCTCGTGGGAGGAGTCCCGGGAACGGTCGCTGGAGCGCCGGCGGTCACTGTCCCCGCAGCGTTCGAGGCCCCCGCCGGCCCCATGCAGGTTCATGGTGACCAGGTCGGCCTCCAGCTGGGGGCCTGCCGGGACGCGGGGCTGGGTGCTGACGGGAGAAGACCACACATactcagagagacacacaatcACTGACAAGAAAAACTGAGCATTTCACAACGTTTTCCGGAGCCTGCAGGAAACATCTATGTGAGAGGGAAATGAATAGCGCCAACAACTGCTACAACAGTACTGCTTTCTGCACCGGGAGCCATGAACTTTAAGAAACCCAGTATGGAATGAATCCATTAAACAGTCCGAATGAACGCGCTCATACACTTCTCCTTTTGTAGGTGTTTTCgtaaaatatgaaagtaatAAGAAAGACTACCCACAATGGCTTTGGTACCGAAAACCTTAAGATCCTTGGCAAAGAATAGCCTGGCTTCCCATTGCATTTAAGCAGAGTAACAGCATGGCTGCTACAGGAAACTGGAGACACTGCTCATCCCActgagacaggcagagagacagaaacaggaaGCATCCACATAAGAGCTGTTCGGTTATCTGCAGCAGTCTCTTTAGCGTCTGGTCTGTCTACGCCACACTGCGCGTGCTGAACAGTAGGTTTCTAATAAAAAGAGCCTCTGTCCCCAGAGACATGATTATGAAATATGATATGAAGGGAATGCCCTTAGGAGAAAACCGACAAAACTGACAGGGAACCATCAAAGATGAAGGCAGAGCTATAAAGAAACTGCCTATATTGTCTATTTAATGGATGACGCCCTTCTAGATCCCCACAGACAGCTGGGTTCAGTCAACCATTAACAGCGCCAGTCGCCTCTTCCACTGCCAGACTCCAGGAGTGAGAAAGATCAACCTCTGGGGCTCACTGACTGTAATTTCACTCCACTtggtgaaaaaacatttcatgttggtacttaaaatgtcaaacaagaactataatgtaattgtaattcgGGAAAATTATGTCCTGTCCGTTTGTTTATGTTTGCTGAGCCAAATAATTTGCATCTATATTTTGGCAGCGGCTGAATGGACGCTACTGACTGATTTGAGAACGTAGTTATACAGTACGCCAGTCTGGGACCGGCAGACTTGCCCTACAGAACGTGGGCCACCGTAACAGTGATTTGGAGCATAAGACAGTTCTTGCTTCAATTAAACTTGTTCAATAATAAAAGGGTTTGTTTACACAATGAAACGTCAGAAATGATACTTGGTTCGATGCCACACCAAGCAGTATTTAGAATCACTAAATTCAGAAGGTGGCGAATACTTGACACTCCTATAGAATATGTTCCCTCCCTAAAGGCCAACTTGGAATGGTGAGGTGTTCCCAGGCTCATATGCGCATTAGCCTGGGAACGGCTTTAGAGTATTTAGTGTCCTCTGGCGGCctgcaacattttctttttgataaaaagttaCTTTTAATATGTAGGAACGTGATTAAAAGTATTTGACAGAATGggatgattttttttatgtatgacTACCTCAGCCGGGTAATGGAATAGAGCCCCCGTTGTATTCGGCGGAAATTCAGGTGAGCAAACACATTGCAGCATTAATCATTCTAATCCATCTAGACTAGGTATTGTCTATGGTTTTTTTTGGAAGTATGAATTTAAGGTAACCTATCCAACAGCAGGAGttttcacaacatttatttttacaaaacaaatcttTACCCAGTTCAGGCAGGTCTTGCAGGTGAGCAAACGACGGACCAGTGAAACTGGTGGCTTTCATGCAGCAATACACATCTTTTCCCATCCATATATCAACTCAATGGCGGCCGCTATTACCCCACATAACCTCTTGGAAACGTATTTTTCCCCCACAATGATACTGGTTTGTAAATTGCAAGGATTAATATTAGCCGTTTACGTGATAATGATAATAGAAGGAGAAAAACCCTCACAGATGCTCACGTCTGGTGTTATAAATAGGCGTCTGCAGCATTGACTACCGTTGCTTAAAGAAAAAGGTCCCATAAATAATGTAGTGGTAGGGCACTGCTGACACTGCTCCTCCACGTTAAACAGAGAAAGCGCACTAGTGTCGTGGGTCCGTTTAACCCAGCAATCTTATTACATTAATTCCCAATTCTACGGTTTAACTCTCCACGTAGCTATAAAAACCTTTTAGGTTCTGTTTGGTAAAATACCAAGAAACGAGACACTTCATTTTTAAGACTCTGGCTTTCATGCTTTCTTCTCCCCTTTCCACATTTTAATTCATAAGAAAGCTCAGAAAAGCCACCCATGgtaatacaaatgacaaaaaacaaccaaaaaaatcGACTTAGCCATGAGAAAAGCAAATAGATTCTTCGCACACATACCTGTCTGTATCGCACGGCAAATTAAAGACAAAACAGCACGGTATGAGCTGAGGGATAAAAGCACAAAAGACTCGCTTTCCTCCGAACAATGAAGGCTTGCCAGCCGGTTTAGCATCCTTGAGCATTACTTTCGAACTTCAGCATTATTTCGTAGACTCCGATTCAACATGCTAGTTGTGACCAAAGCCCGTAATGTTTCTTTTAAAAGACTCGATCGCAGCTATCGAAAGAAAATAGCACGGCATAACGAGCCATTCAATTCAGATAAGCGGAGCCGTAGACGTGAATGGGTTCGCTTTTTTCATCACTAGTCAGACACGCACAGAGTGCTCTGACGTAGCAcgacctccctgtctcctgtccaGATACTTCCCTAGTGCACACGATtttcctcagcagcagaggcgGCATGGCTTGGCtgatgaaataaaatagctGGCATGCAGAGGAAGGGCATGACAGAGCATCATTTTACGTCTGGACTTGGCTGTCAATGGGTGACAATCGCAGTTGTGGGGATTCGGTTTTGTAGGCTAACCAAAGCTGTAGGATTACAACTATAGAACTATATAATGTGTCAAATTAGAGCCTTTACGTAGCTTTTTAGGGTGTGGCTGAATATCTGCCCACACCTTTCAGACACTTTCTGGTACATATTGTGGACTGTCATTTATTTGACTTGTTTAACAGCAAACTTTTCATAACATTATGGTGATCTTTTAATTTAGCCTCATCTATCCAGGAAATATCTCTAAACAATACCAGAGCCCCTGAGTAGCTAGGTGATCTAAACAACCGCTTTGCCTTACAACTGCCTCATTGCTGCCAggagtttgaatcctgaatccAGCATACTGACAGAACCCAAAGATGATGCAGCAGTGACGCAAATTGTCTCTGAGTATTTTTGTGCCATGGGAATGAGAGAAGATTTTGCCTTATATAAATACTTCAGTGCAATTCTAATCCTTTTGCATTGTGACAGAAAGAAAAGGATGTACCAGTGTACAATACAGCTAGTCTTCACTGAAGAGTGCCAGTCTCCTTGTGTTGCTTAAGTTGTCAACTAAATGTGCACATTGAGCCATCACAGGTAGGGACTTCGGAAGTAAAGGTGGAATCAATAAGGAATCTGCAACCATCTGGACTCATTAACACATAAGACTGGCTCTACATCACACATTAGTCCACtctacaggcagacagagggctGGATCCAGATACAGAGTATTGCTAAAGTGGACGAGATTCCACTGGTGCTCAAACAGGGCCTCGTATTCCATAAACTGCcctgcttgtttgtttgtttgttgggaCCTTCACATTAGCTAGTTGAATAGATGTAAATGTCATGCAAgataataacaacaaacagagCTTCCAAGGCATTGGCCAAGGTAACCTACCTCCTACCCATGGGAGATAACCgatttttgttgtcattgtggTAACAACGTCATTCAAGACATTCATTGTTTTACTGAAAGTGGTAGTTCAACCCCAGACACAGAAATGAAGAAACTCCTATCATTTTGGTGGAATCCCATGTTCTACCAGTGGGTAAACCGTCTCCCTGTGATCTAACTTCCAAGTGTTCCATGACCTCATGACATTTTGTAGCATGTCACAGGGAGTCTGATTACTCTGGTGACTGGACAACATACCGTAGCATACTGCTTTCTGTGAATAACACCTCAGACTGTCTATATTGTCATGAAAAAGTATATACAGGGCCTTTtaattattgggacagtaatTATTTGAGCGTGTTTGTGTAAATGGTTTCTACATTGACAAAACTTCTATACACGCCTTCCGTTCCAGTGCACCAGAACCATTGGGACAACTGGTGCCAtggttagaaagaaaatcacttgaAACATGTTGACGTAACACCGACACTGACAACACTGGGTAGAACACCCATCCGCGGAGCGGAAGGACCAGGGTTCAAAACACGGcgtaccttttttttttcctggatTATTATTCTAACGTTACTTCACCTAACGTAAGATATCTTACAAATTCGTCTGTCAAAGATTTAagtaaaatagtctgagtaGTCCCCTGAGACTAGGTTGTTCCAGGCACTCCGCAGTCAGACctgcctaagaacagcttttagccgtgttatattggccatataccacaagccttcgtgccttattgcttaaaaaTACCACAGGTTTCAGTCAATCAGTAATTGAACCACCACTGTTTATAATTCTGAAATTATCTGTCAAAGCACGTGATCAATAACTTAAGGAGCCTTTAAGAAAATGCAATTTCTTTCATAAAATACACATACTTGACCTAAATGGCAATTTTCAGAATTGAATCAAGGTATAGTACCATGTACAGCATCAGGATGTCTTAATCAGCAAcatagaaaacataaaaatggctGTAGTAACACACAGTTACACATTGTGTCAActggctagctaacattagacTGATCAAGGATCATTCTAATCTTTGGTTATACTTTTTAGTTAACGGTTAGCCAAGCAACATTTTAGTTAAATCGGCTGGATAAATTTAACAACACCTTAATAACTGATATACGGTTATGGTTTCAGCtaacaaatatttgtataaGCCCTTTCTAGCTTCTTGTTCTGTATATGGTTCTATCGTTTACTATTAAGCCAACTAGCTAGATAGCAAGCTAGGAGTACAACAACAAACGTTAGCTGCTAACTTTAGCTAGCAATACAATTACACTCCATACCTCTTGGGGTTCATTGTTGTCCGAGTTTTATCCAAAagctgaaataaacaaacaatttccTAAACAATATTGCTAGATTTACGACCGACTGATAACAGTAATAAAGAAGGACATTTGCCCGAACAGTAAAAGCAAAACGCAAACTACCCTTAATCCCTAGTTTTGAAACCTATGTGAAGCTAGCCACAACAAGTAGCAGTATTtgaaattcacttttaatttcaaaatacaGGTCCCCCATTAAACGTGATTCAAATGGGTACAAAACGTATTATCATACAATTATTAGACTAAATGATGCCGCATTGGAACGTTGTTTTGTAAATTCATCAAAAGGACTAAACTATTTTATTAGGTATATTGGTGATTCATGTAGCAATATAGGCTTATATAAAACTGTATGCAATCAGCATAATCAGTCACACCCACAGATTACAACAGAATAAAGCTCGCAACTGTTATCACGATTAGACCGAACAGCTTCCGTTTCCGTTTGAAAACAGGCTGTTACCAAGTTTACTTATAAACTTCTGCAACCCCGCCCCCCCGATCCCCCCATAGCCCTTGTCATTGGCTGTGATAAACATTGTAAATTAcaacttttttgtttaaatttaaatatataattagccaCAAAGTTAATAGTATGGTTAAGATAATAATTACGTTTTGGTTTAGCTTCAAAATCTAATTTAAGAAAAAGATAGCAAGAATAATGTATCAGTTTGTTTCATCAGTTTGTAGACC is a window of Esox lucius isolate fEsoLuc1 chromosome 19, fEsoLuc1.pri, whole genome shotgun sequence DNA encoding:
- the btbd10a gene encoding BTB/POZ domain-containing protein 10a isoform X1 — translated: MLKDAKPAGKPSLFGGKRVFCAFIPQLIPCCFVFNLPCDTDSTQPRVPAGPQLEADLVTMNLHGAGGGLERCGDSDRRRSSDRSRDSSHERGEGQLTPCIRNITSPTRQHNSGTAGTESAHSENRERGEGGSSTSCSSPRPPRATVSVGSSCIAVNSSRSKGLGPGYAHGPSDLTYVYENAKEGARTLRTAERVTLIVDNTRFVVDPAIFTAQPNTMLGRMFGSGREYNFTRPNDKGEFEVADGISSTVFRAILDYYKSGIIRCPDGISIPELREACDYLCISFDYSTIKCRDLSALMHELSNDGARRQFEFYLEEMVLPLMVASAQNGERECHVVVLTDDDVVDWDEEYPPQMGEEYSQIIYSTKLYRFFKYIENRDVAKSVLKDRGLKKIRLGIEGYPTYKEKVKKRPGGRPEVIYNYVQRPFIRMSWEKEEGKSRHVDFQCVKSKSITNLAAAAADIPQDQLVNLHPGPQVDELDIQPQAGRPYDPELEAPSPAV
- the btbd10a gene encoding BTB/POZ domain-containing protein 10a isoform X2 — protein: MLKDAKPAGKPSLFGGKRVFCAFIPQLIPCCFVFNLPCDTDSTQPRVPAGPQLEADLVTMNLHGAGGGLERCGDSDRRRSSDRSRDSSHERGEGQLTPCIRNITSPTRQHNSDRERGEGGSSTSCSSPRPPRATVSVGSSCIAVNSSRSKGLGPGYAHGPSDLTYVYENAKEGARTLRTAERVTLIVDNTRFVVDPAIFTAQPNTMLGRMFGSGREYNFTRPNDKGEFEVADGISSTVFRAILDYYKSGIIRCPDGISIPELREACDYLCISFDYSTIKCRDLSALMHELSNDGARRQFEFYLEEMVLPLMVASAQNGERECHVVVLTDDDVVDWDEEYPPQMGEEYSQIIYSTKLYRFFKYIENRDVAKSVLKDRGLKKIRLGIEGYPTYKEKVKKRPGGRPEVIYNYVQRPFIRMSWEKEEGKSRHVDFQCVKSKSITNLAAAAADIPQDQLVNLHPGPQVDELDIQPQAGRPYDPELEAPSPAV
- the btbd10a gene encoding BTB/POZ domain-containing protein 10a isoform X3, producing MNPKSTQPRVPAGPQLEADLVTMNLHGAGGGLERCGDSDRRRSSDRSRDSSHERGEGQLTPCIRNITSPTRQHNSGTAGTESAHSENRERGEGGSSTSCSSPRPPRATVSVGSSCIAVNSSRSKGLGPGYAHGPSDLTYVYENAKEGARTLRTAERVTLIVDNTRFVVDPAIFTAQPNTMLGRMFGSGREYNFTRPNDKGEFEVADGISSTVFRAILDYYKSGIIRCPDGISIPELREACDYLCISFDYSTIKCRDLSALMHELSNDGARRQFEFYLEEMVLPLMVASAQNGERECHVVVLTDDDVVDWDEEYPPQMGEEYSQIIYSTKLYRFFKYIENRDVAKSVLKDRGLKKIRLGIEGYPTYKEKVKKRPGGRPEVIYNYVQRPFIRMSWEKEEGKSRHVDFQCVKSKSITNLAAAAADIPQDQLVNLHPGPQVDELDIQPQAGRPYDPELEAPSPAV